The Penaeus monodon isolate SGIC_2016 chromosome 33, NSTDA_Pmon_1, whole genome shotgun sequence genome includes a window with the following:
- the LOC119593999 gene encoding xaa-Pro aminopeptidase 3-like (The sequence of the model RefSeq protein was modified relative to this genomic sequence to represent the inferred CDS: added 6 bases not found in genome assembly) produces MDVFRRSCRIIVDKTKRLSTSLPTVNQRLCHSVSQIGEPKDEGSRLSSEKKAPRILRAGQPLPHTHPHLVQPGEITFGITRAEYAERRHRLMERLGQREGKHHVVILPATPRRYMIDKIPYLYRQDTDMLYMSGCLEADCVLVLHSLPGRNLPTHKAVMFTPRHDPSQELWDGPRTGPAAASDVWGVDMGLPLSELTRYLGHLESDLSSPTLWYHNHSPPNPEIHRMIQSWVMGGRQGGLESPKSHLHALRVIKSPAEIELMRHTCRISGESLAATMRATRAPVMEHQLFATVDYQCRMRGGDYLAYPPVVAGGQRANIIHYINNNQIINPGEMVLMDAGSEFRGYSGDVTRTWPISGEFTPAQRDVYEAVLEVQQEVIAACAKRPTLDQLFSIMCAKLGVVLKELCILPTSFSDGQLMRAAYGFCPHHVSHYLGMDVHDTPTVPRNNHLKAGCIITVEPGIYISENNNNVPSRYLGIGVRLEDDILITEDGVEVLSSSCPKHPDEIEAIVGADYK; encoded by the exons GCCTACCCACAGTAAACCAGAGACTGTGCCATTCAGTAAGCCAGATTGGGGAGCCTAAAGATGAAGGTAGCAGGCTTTCAAGCGAGAAGAAAGCTCCCAGAATACTGCGAGCTGGCCAGCCACTcccgcacacacaccctcatTTGGTGCAGCCAGGAGAG TTTGGCATCACAAGAGCAGAATATGCTGAACGGCGCCACAGATTGATGGAACGTTTGGGGCAGAGAGAAGGCAAACATCATGTTGTTATTTTACCTGCAACTCCAAGGCGTTACATGATTGATAAAATCCCTTATCTCTATAGACAA gATACAGATATGCTCTACATGAGTGGTTGCTTGGAAGCTGATTGTGTTTTAGTTCTGCATTCTCTTCCTGGAAGGAACCTCCCAACTCACAAAGCTGTCATGTTCACTCCAAGACATGATCCGTCTCAAGAACTGTGGGATGGCCCTCGCACAGGTCCAGCAGCTGCCTCAGATGTGTGGGGTGTTGATATGGGGCTCCCATTATCAGAATTGACACGCTACCTTGGCCACCTAGAGTCTGATCTCAGCTCCCCTACTCTTTGGTACCACAATCACTCTCCACCCAATCCTGAGATCCACCGCATGATCCAGAGTTGGGTCATGGGGGGTCGACAGGGAGGGTTAGAGTCCCCGAAATCCCATCTTCATGCACTAAGAGTCATTAAGTCACCAGCAGAAATAGAACTGATGAGGCACACATGCAGAATAAGTGGGGAATCCTTGGCAGCAACAATGAGAGCTACAAGAGCACCAGTCATGGAACATCAACTTTTTGCAACAGTGGACTACCAGTGTAGGATGCGTGGTGGAGACTACTTAGCATATCCTCCTGTTGTGGCAGGAGGTCAAAGAGCAAACATCATTCATTATATTAACAACAATCAAATTATTAATCCAGGAGAGATGGTGCTTATGGATGCAG GAAGTGAATTTAGAGGATATAGTGGGGATGTGACACGGACTTGGCCCATTAGTGGAGAATTCACACCTGCCCAGAGAGATGTTTATGAGGCAGTATTGGAGGTGCAACAGGAGGTCATTGCAGCATGTGCCAAGCGACCCACACTAGATCAACTTTTCTCCATCATGTGTGCCAAGCTTGGTGTTGTCCTCAAGGAACTATGCATCCTCCCCACCAGCTTCTCTGACGGACAACTGATGCGG GCTGCCTATGGTTTCTGCCCACACCATGTTAGTCATTATCTAGGCATGGATGTCCATGACACACCAACGGTGCCAAGGAATAACCATTTGAAGGCTGGTTGTATCATCACAGTTGAGCCAG ggatatatatcagtgaaaataataataatgtacctTCAAGATATTTAGGCATTGGAGTACGATTGGAAGATGACATACTCATTACAGAAGATGGTGTGGAGGTTCTCAGTAGCTCCTGTCCAAAGCACCCTGATGAAATAGAAGCAATTGTTGGAGCAGATTATAAATGA
- the LOC119594000 gene encoding ras GTPase-activating protein-binding protein 2-like translates to MVMETPSPQCVGLEFVRQYYTVLNKAPMHLHRFFSHNSSFMHGGHNSMSEPIIGQADIHKMIMSLNFRDCHAKIRMVDAQATLGNGVVIQVTGELSNNGMPMRRFMQTFVLAPQTPKKFYVHNDIFRYQDEVFSDEEGAEEGGSEVEEDLEGPVSTQGFSAPSAAVNGSAHPPEPEPTPPAAPQTPVTPQVPTPVPTVPVPAPGNSSNAATTAPVATAPLSPTPPAITPTEPVPESPPTPENDEQGWGTPGTDGWGAPAEPQGSWDEPAVPQKETPDPDPPQPEPVQLPSNEPKTFANLFKNSQGFPAAPAPAASQQSSHAQPTPPAQQQPPQNRSDNRTQASTTTPAVSQAHSTGGFTQRPPRNAQGRGAPRDRPYRPNSEDNSELESLGGEERRRAPPVPDSQQIFVGNLPHTAGEDELKAEFSRFGKIMDIRINTAKGKTGPKGQVPNFGFITFEEEGSVSKALNSRPIHLNGEHRLNVEEKKARLRMDGGGMGRPNSGRGGMGGSGGMRQGPPSGLQGRGGGRPGFNRDSNRGGPGGPRGSFAPRR, encoded by the exons ATGGTCATGGAAACTCCATCACCGCAATGCGTTGGCCTTGAGTTTGTGCGCCAGTACTACACGGTGCTCAACAAGGCCCCCATGCACCTTCATCG TTTTTTCAGTCACAACTCCTCATTTATGCATGGGGGCCATAACTCCATGAGTGAACCCATTATCGGCCAAGCAGACATACATAAAATGATCATGAGCCTTAACTTCCGTGATTGTCATGCTAAGATCCGAATGGTTGATGCTCAAGCTACACTCGGTAATGGAGTTGTCATCCAG GTTACTGGTGAGCTCTCCAACAATGGAATGCCCATGCGACGATTCATGCAGACTTTTGTACTAGCGCCTCAGACCCCCAAGAAGTTCTACGTGCACAATGACATTTTCCGGTACCAAGACGAG GTTTTCAGTGATGAAGAGGGtgcagaggagggaggaagtgaagtggAGGAGGACTTGGAAGGCCCCGTCTCCACACAAGGCTTCTCAGCACCCTCTGCTGCTGTCAATGGATCTGCCCATCCGCCTGAGCCTGAACCCACTCCTCCTGCTGCTCCCCAGACTCCTGTCACTCCTCAAGTCCCAACACCTGTACCT ACTGTTCCAGTACCTGCTCCAGGAAATTCATCAAATGCCGCCACCACAGCTCCTGTTGCCACTGCCCCTCTTTCTCCAACACCTCCAGCAATAACACCCACAGAACCTGTACCAGAAAGTCCACCCACTCCAGAAAAT GATGAGCAGGGCTGGGGTACTCCAGGCACAGATGGATGGGGTGCTCCTGCAGAGCCTCAGGGTTCTTGGGATGAGCCAGCAGTACCTCAGAAGGAGACACCAGATCCAGACCCCCCACAACCAGAACCTGTTCAGTTGCCATCAAATGAGCCGAAGACTTTTGCCAATCTCTTCAAAAATTCCCAAGGTTTCCCTGCAGCTCCAGCACCTGCTGCCTCACAGCAATCCTCTCATGCCCAGCCAACTCCTCCAGCACAGCAACAGCCTCCACAG AATCGAAGTGACAACCGAACCCAGGCAAGCACCACCACTCCAGCTGTGAGTCAGGCTCACTCTACTGGTGGCTTCACCCAACGACCACCAAGGAATGCACAAGGTCGAGGGGCACCGCGTGATCGTCCTTATAGGCCCAACAGTGAAGACAATTCAGAATTAG AGAGCCTAggtggggaagaaagaaggagagctcCTCCTGTACCAGACAGTCAGCAGATCTTTGTTGGTAATCTTCCACACACAGCTGGAGAGGATGAACTGAAG GCGGAATTCTCAAGATTTGGGAAAATTATGGATATCCGTATTAATACTGCTAAAGGAAAAACTGGTCCTAAAGGTCAGGTCCCCAACTTCGGTTTCATCACATTTGAAGAGGAAGGTTCTGTGTCAAAGGCTCTCAACTCTAGG CCAATCCATCTTAATGGTGAGCATCGGTTGAATGTTGAAGAGAAGAAGGCTCGCCTAAGGATGGATGGAGGTGGTATGGGCCGTCCCAACAGTGGCCGTGGAGGAATGGGAGGCAGCGGTGGCATGCGTCAAGGCCCCCCTAGTGGCTTACAGGGACGAGGTGGAGGACGACCAGGCTTTAATCGTGACAGTAATCGAGGTGGACCAGGAGGACCCAGAGGTAGTTTTGCACCGCGACGTTAG
- the LOC119594002 gene encoding LYR motif containing protein 1-like isoform X1, whose translation MMSAGERIWVSNALKGTLHLMANSLRSQVLSLYRRVLRLARSWEAQDVRDTEVERKYIIDEAQKLFRRNRDIRGEENIRQHIVEGESRLEIGLHYKSPYPRPVHMPPNTITMRDGKAWGQGNLRRQKTSRPIYVKSLDDET comes from the exons ATGATGTCAGCTGGTGAAAGG ATTTGGGTATCAAATGCATTAAAAGGAACCTTGCATCTCATGGCCAACTCCTTAAGAAGCCAAGTTCTCTCCCTTTATCGACGAGTCCTGCGTCTTGCACGCTCATGGGAGGCTCAGGACGTCAGAGATACTGAAGTGGAAAGGAAATATATCATTGATGAGGCCCAGAAGTTATTCAGAAGAAACCGAGACATCAGGGGAGAGGAGAATATCAGGCAACACATAGTGGAAGGGGAATCTCGTTTGGAAATAg GATTGCACTACAAGTCCCCATACCCAAGACCAGTGCACATGCCACCAAACACTATCACAATGAGGGATGGCAAAGCTTGGGGCCAAGGAAACTTACGGAGACAGAAAACTTCTAGACCTATTTATGTAAAGTCCCTTGATGATGAGACTTGA
- the LOC119594002 gene encoding LYR motif containing protein 1-like isoform X2, producing MANSLRSQVLSLYRRVLRLARSWEAQDVRDTEVERKYIIDEAQKLFRRNRDIRGEENIRQHIVEGESRLEIGLHYKSPYPRPVHMPPNTITMRDGKAWGQGNLRRQKTSRPIYVKSLDDET from the exons ATGGCCAACTCCTTAAGAAGCCAAGTTCTCTCCCTTTATCGACGAGTCCTGCGTCTTGCACGCTCATGGGAGGCTCAGGACGTCAGAGATACTGAAGTGGAAAGGAAATATATCATTGATGAGGCCCAGAAGTTATTCAGAAGAAACCGAGACATCAGGGGAGAGGAGAATATCAGGCAACACATAGTGGAAGGGGAATCTCGTTTGGAAATAg GATTGCACTACAAGTCCCCATACCCAAGACCAGTGCACATGCCACCAAACACTATCACAATGAGGGATGGCAAAGCTTGGGGCCAAGGAAACTTACGGAGACAGAAAACTTCTAGACCTATTTATGTAAAGTCCCTTGATGATGAGACTTGA